A stretch of DNA from Alteromonas gilva:
ACAAGGCAAAGTCGCCGACATGTACACCCAGATGAATGCCGCTAAAGCCTACGTATATACCGTTGCAAAAGCCTGTGACCGCGGCGAAACCACCCGAAAAGATGCCGCCGGGGCAATTTTGTACGCTGCCGAACTGGCCACCAAAATGGCACTGGACGCAATCCAGCTACTCGGCGGTAACGGCTATATTAACGAGTTCCCGGTGGGCCGCTTATTGCGTGATGCCAAGTTGTACGAAATTGGTGCCGGCACTTCGGAGATTCGCCGTATGCTGATTGGTCGCGAATTGTTTAAAGAATCAGCCTGATTTTACTCACACAGGCTCTTACACACAGGACACCAGAGGAGGCGTTATGCCGGTTCTCAGCAGTCAGGTCAATACACAATCCGCTGCCTATAAAAGTAATCAACAAGGCATGCAGGCGGTTGTCAGTGATCTGCAACATACCATTGCAAATATTCTACAGGGTGGCGGCGAAAAATATGTCAGCCGCCACAAAGAGAAAGGCAAATTGTTAGCCCGGGAGCGAATTGATGCGCTGCTCGATGCCCACTCGCCTTTTTTGGAAATCGGCCAGCTTGCCGCTTACGAGGTATACGGCGAGGACGTCCCCTGTGCCGGTGTGGTAGCCGGAATCGGTTTAATACACGGCATCGAATGCATGGTGGTAGCCAACGATGCGACTGTCAAAGGCGGCAGCTACTACCCGTTAACGGTTAAAAAGCACCTGCGTGCACAAACCATTGCCGAACAAAATAACCTGCCGTGCATCTATCTGGTCGACAGTGGCGGCGCAAACCTGCCCCGCCAGGATGATGTGTTTCCGGATCGCGAACATTTTGGCCGGATCTTTTTTAATCAGGCCCGCATGTCAGCCAAAAACATTCCGCAGATAGCCGTGGTAATGGGCTCCTGTACAGCAGGCGGCGCTTATGTGCCGGCCATGGCCGACGAAAGCATTATCGTAAAAGAACAAGGCACCATATTTTTGGCCGGCCCGCCGTTGGTAAAAGCTGCTACCGGTGAAGAAGTCAGCGCCGAGGAACTCGGTGGCGGCGATGTCCACACCCGCGTATCCGGGGTCGCCGACCATCTGGCCAATAACGACTTACACGGCCTGGAGCTGGCCCGTGCTGCCGTGGCCAGACTGAACCGTCGCAAACCACAAACGGTTACCACTACCGACATTAAACCGCCGCGCTATCCGGCTCATGAACTGTACGGCATTGTGCCACAGGATTTACGCCAGCCCTTCGACGTACGCGAGGTTATTGCGCGGATTGTCGACGACTCGGCCTTTGATGAATTTAAAGCACGTTATGGCACCACCCTGGTATGCGGCTTTGCTCACTTATATGGCATACCGGTGGGGATTGTTGCCAACAATGGCATTTTGTTTGCCGAGTCGGCGCAAAAAGGCGCGCATTTTGTTGAGCTTTGCTGTCAGCGCAAAATTCCGCTGATATTTCTGCAGAACATTACCGGTTTTATGGTCGGCAAGCAGTATGAAGCCGGCGGTATTGCCAAGCACGGCGCAAAAATGGTCACCGCGGTGGCCTGCGCCAACGTGCCTAAACTCACGGTTTTAATTGGTGGTAGTTTTGGCGCCGGTAACTACGGCATGTGTGGACGGGCCTACGATCCGCGCTTTTTGTTTATGTGGCCCAATGCCCGTATCTCGGTTATGGGCGGTGAACAGGCTGCCGGGGTGCTCGCTCAGGTCAAAAAAGATCAGGCCGAACGCGCCGGTGAGAGCTGGAGCGACGCCGACGAAATGGCGGTTAAACAGCCGGTCATCGACAGCTATGAAAAGCAGGGACACCCCTACTACGCGTCGGCACGCCTGTGGGATGACGGTGTCATTGATCCGGCCGACACCCGCAAAGTACTCGGACTGGCGCTCAGTGCCAGCTTAAATCAACCTATCGGGGATACGCAGTTTGGCGTATTCAGAATGTAAGGGGGCTCTTATGAATGAACAGGTTCTGTATACCCTTGATAACCGCGGTGTCGCAACCATTACGCTAAACCGGCCGGATAAACATAACGCCTTTGACGAAGACATCATTGCAGCCCTCACACAGGCATTTAAACGTGCAGGCAGCGACCCTGAAGTGCGCGTAGTCGTGCTGGCAAGTACTGGCAAGAGCTTCAGCGCCGGCGCCGACGTTAACTGGATGCAAAAAATGGCGGGTTTCGATGAGGCACAAAACCGCGCCGATGCCATGCAGCTAGCCACCATGCTACACACCCTTTACACGCTACCAAAGCCTACCATCGCCAGGGTTCAGGGCGCGGCCTTTGGCGGTGCAGTAGGTTTAATAGCATGCTGCGATATGGCAATTGCCTGCAAGCTCAGTAAATTTTGTTTAAGCGAAGTGAAACTGGGCCTGATCCCGGCCACCATCAGCCCTTATGTGATTGAAGCCATGGGCAAGCGCATTGCACTGCGCTATTTTCAGACTGCAGAGGTCTTTACTGCCCGGCGCGCCCGGCGCCTGGGACTGCTAAGTGAAGCAGTCAATGAGGATCAGCTCAACGACACCATTGCCCAGCTTATCGATAATTTACTTAAGAATGGCCCCGAAGCCGTGAGTCAGGCAAAACACCTGGTTCATCAGGTTGCCGGTCAGCCCATTGATGACGCTTTGCTGACCAAAACCAGTGAGTGGATTGCCCGCATCCGGGTGTCACAAGAAGGTCAGGAAGGGCTTAATGCCTTTTTAGGCAAACGCAAGCCAGTCTGGCACAAGGAGTAACCGCCATGAGTTCAACAGCTACTATTACGAAACTGTTAATAGCGAATCGCGGTGAAATTGCCTGTCGGGTCATGCGCACGGCGCAACAACTGCAAATTAACACCGTGGCCGTCTATTCTGACGCCGACAGTAAAGCCATGCATGTGGCAATGGCCGACGAAGCCGTGGCGATTGGCCCGGCACCGGCGTCGCAAAGCTATCTGGATCAGGATAAGATCATCAACGCGGCCAAGCTGTGTGGCGCCAATGCCATCCATCCGGGCTACGGCTTTTTGTCAGAAAACGCCACCTTTGCCCGGCGCTGCGCTGAAGAAGGCATCATTTTTGTCGGACCACCGGCCAGCGCCATCGACGCGATGGGCTCAAAGTCCCGGGCCAAGCAAATTATGCAGGCGGCCAACGTGCCCCTGGTACCTGGCTATCACGGCGATGAACAAAGCGCCGACTACTTACTTGCCGAGGCCCAAAAGATTGGCTTCCCGGTAATGTTAAAAGCCGCCGCCGGCGGCGGTGGTAAGGGCATGCGTCAGGTTATGCAGCAAAGTGAATTCCGCAGTGCTTTGGAGGCGGCCAAGCGCGAGTCAATGGCCAGTTTTGGCTGCGATATTATGCTGGTCGAAAAATTTCTCACTCAGCCTCGTCACGTAGAAATTCAGGTATTTTGCGATACCCATGGCAATGGCGTCTACCTGTTTGAGCGCGACTGCTCGGTACAACGCCGCCATCAAAAAATTATCGAAGAAGCCCCTGCTCCGGGTTTGTCTGACTCACTACGTCGGCAAATGGGCGAAAGTGCGGTAGCCGCTGCCAAAGCAATAGATTACGTCGGCGCCGGCACCGTGGAGTTTTTACTCGACGGCGACGACTTTTACTTTATGGAGATGAATACCCGCTTACAGGTAGAACATCCGGTTACGGAAATGGTTACCGGCGAGGATTTGGTCGCCTGGCAGCTGCGCATTGCTTCGGGTCAGCCTCTGCCCAAACATCAACATGAGCTGACCTGCCAGGGGCATGCCTTTGAAGTGCGACTTTATGCCGAAGATCCGGACAATGACTTTTTACCCTCTACCGGGCAGCTAAAACGGCTGCGCTTTGCATGTGGCGACCATATTCGCATTGATACCGGCTTTAATGAAGGCGATACGGTCAGTGTGCATTACGACCCGATGCTGGCAAAGTTAATTACCTGGGCCGATAACCGCGAACTCGCCCGCCAGCATATGCTTTACTGCCTTGAGCAAACCCGGGTAACCGGTGTTACCACCAATATTCCCTTTGTTCACCGGGTATTGCAGCACGACGATTTTGCTGCCGCCAGGCTGACCACCCATTTCATCCCGCAACATCAGCAAGCGCTGCAGCCCAAAGCCTTTGATAAGGCGCTGCTGCCGGTTATGGCGTTTTGCCTGTATCACGCCGGGCAAACAGCCGCATCGCCCCCGCTACCGCCGGAGCTTAACCACTGGCGAATGAACCATCAGCGTCAGCAAATAATACCGCTGGCGTGCAATAGCAGCGGCGTTGTGCTCAATGTGCAACACACCGGCGACGCACTGGCCGTATCCCATGAACAACAACACTGGCAGGTGAGCGGCCACTGGCAAGACGAACATTTAACCATCACAGTGGATGGCCATACCCGCCAGTATGCCGTGCACCCTGACAACGACGGAGGCTGGGTGTTATTTGCCGAGGGCCAGGCCTGGCCGTTTAGTCAGCAACGCCCGGACTTCGGCACCCATGAAGACAGCCTCGACGGTGCGTGTCTGGCGCCAATGAACGGCACAGTGGTTAAGCAACTTGTTGCGGTAAATGAGGCCGTCACCAAAGGCACAGCGCTGCTGGTCATGGAAGCGATGAAAATGGAACATAATATACGTGCTCCGGCTGACGGCCACGTGGCAGACTTTTTCTTCGATGCCGGCGACATGGTCGACGGCGGTGCCGTGTTACTGGAGTTTACTCATGCCGAAGAATAAGTTACCCACCCACGTCAGTATTGTTGAAGTCGGTGCGCGTGATGGCCTGCAAAATGAAGCGACTACGTTGCCGGTCAGCGTGAAGGTCGACTTTATTAACGCACTTACCCGGGCCGGGCTAACACGTATTGAGGCCGGTAGTTTCGTATCACCGCGCTGGGTACCACAAATGGCTGACACCGCCGAGGTGTTTGCGTGTCTGCCGACCGATACTGAGTGTACTTACAGTGCGCTGACGCCCAACGAAAAAGGCATGCAGGCGGCGATTGCTGCTGGCGCCGGTGAGGTGGCCGTGTTTGCCGCCGCATCAGAAAGCTTCTCGCAGAAAAACATCAACTGTTCAATTGCTGACAGCCTGACCCGTTTCGCGCCGGTATTTGCCCTTGCCAAACAACACAATTTGCCGGTCCGCGGCTATGTCTCCTGCGTGATGGGTTGCCCCTACGAAGGCTCAGTTAAACCTGAGGCGGTGTTGCAGGTCAGTCAGGCGCTGCTGGATATGGGCTGCTACGAAATCTCCCTGGGCGATACCATTGGTAGCGGCACACCCGGTGCAACCCAGGCACTGCTGGACACCCTGCTAAAGGCTATTCCGGCATCAAAACTGGCGGTCCACTTTCATGATACTTACGGCCAGGCACTGGCCAATATTCTGGTTGCCTTACAACAGGGTATCAGCGTGATAGACAGTGCCGCAGGAGGTTTGGGGGGCTGCCCCTATGCTGCCGGCGCCAGTGGCAATGTTGCTACTGAAGATGTGGTGTATATGCTCGATGGCATGGGCATCTCCAGCGGGGTTGATTTAACCACCCTGGTTGCTGCCTCGGCGCAGATATTCAGCCACCTTAACCGGCCACCAACGTCGAAAACCATGGCCGCATTTCTGGCAACGTGCAACCGCCTCCTTTAAACCAAGCCTCTGCGCGTGCGTTGACGGTCAGGTTAACAATACGCTTTGCGCCAGGAGGCCCGCGTTACTTCTCTTTGGGCAGTAGAAAGCTCAGAATGATACCGATGGTCAACACACTGGCCATCGTTGCCACAATATTAATGGCGTCGAGCGCTTTAAGGCCAGCATAGATTGAACCAAAAACAAGTAAAATCACCCCAATTGCGGTATTACTGAAGGCCACCAATTCGGTGCGTTGCTGGCCTTCTTTAACATCCAGACTGTAGGTTTTGCGCCCGGTTCTGACCCCGGTATGGGCCACCGCCAGAACAAAAAATAACGCGCCCGACAACCATAGGGAGTTACCTGGCAGCAGCAGCAATCCCAAACAGGCTGCTACCGCCAGCAGGCCTGCCAATTGTAAAGTAAGCCGGGCGCTGTAGTCTGCCACTTTGCCCCAGATAAACGACGACAGCATGGTCGCCGCCGCCTGCGCCGCAATATAAAATGGCAGCAGACTGGCAGCGTCCTGATCGGACTCAAGCATAAAATAAGGGGCAACGAGAGCACTGTGTACAAACAAACCACGTACCAGAATAAATTTGTACACCACGGCATCAAAACGAAGCCAGCTGAATGACTCATTGTTTGTCTGATGATTACTCTCAACGCAGGTTGTAACCGGCAACAGCACCAACAAACCCAGCAGCATGGTGGCTGCAGCGGTAATGATCAGCCCAATCACCAGGCTTTCTCCTAATTGCTCAGAGAACAGCAACAACGGCACGGCAATGAGCAGCGTCAGCACCCCGGAGGTGGTCGAT
This window harbors:
- a CDS encoding enoyl-CoA hydratase/isomerase family protein — translated: MNEQVLYTLDNRGVATITLNRPDKHNAFDEDIIAALTQAFKRAGSDPEVRVVVLASTGKSFSAGADVNWMQKMAGFDEAQNRADAMQLATMLHTLYTLPKPTIARVQGAAFGGAVGLIACCDMAIACKLSKFCLSEVKLGLIPATISPYVIEAMGKRIALRYFQTAEVFTARRARRLGLLSEAVNEDQLNDTIAQLIDNLLKNGPEAVSQAKHLVHQVAGQPIDDALLTKTSEWIARIRVSQEGQEGLNAFLGKRKPVWHKE
- a CDS encoding acetyl/propionyl/methylcrotonyl-CoA carboxylase subunit alpha, encoding MSSTATITKLLIANRGEIACRVMRTAQQLQINTVAVYSDADSKAMHVAMADEAVAIGPAPASQSYLDQDKIINAAKLCGANAIHPGYGFLSENATFARRCAEEGIIFVGPPASAIDAMGSKSRAKQIMQAANVPLVPGYHGDEQSADYLLAEAQKIGFPVMLKAAAGGGGKGMRQVMQQSEFRSALEAAKRESMASFGCDIMLVEKFLTQPRHVEIQVFCDTHGNGVYLFERDCSVQRRHQKIIEEAPAPGLSDSLRRQMGESAVAAAKAIDYVGAGTVEFLLDGDDFYFMEMNTRLQVEHPVTEMVTGEDLVAWQLRIASGQPLPKHQHELTCQGHAFEVRLYAEDPDNDFLPSTGQLKRLRFACGDHIRIDTGFNEGDTVSVHYDPMLAKLITWADNRELARQHMLYCLEQTRVTGVTTNIPFVHRVLQHDDFAAARLTTHFIPQHQQALQPKAFDKALLPVMAFCLYHAGQTAASPPLPPELNHWRMNHQRQQIIPLACNSSGVVLNVQHTGDALAVSHEQQHWQVSGHWQDEHLTITVDGHTRQYAVHPDNDGGWVLFAEGQAWPFSQQRPDFGTHEDSLDGACLAPMNGTVVKQLVAVNEAVTKGTALLVMEAMKMEHNIRAPADGHVADFFFDAGDMVDGGAVLLEFTHAEE
- a CDS encoding hydroxymethylglutaryl-CoA lyase, with amino-acid sequence MPKNKLPTHVSIVEVGARDGLQNEATTLPVSVKVDFINALTRAGLTRIEAGSFVSPRWVPQMADTAEVFACLPTDTECTYSALTPNEKGMQAAIAAGAGEVAVFAAASESFSQKNINCSIADSLTRFAPVFALAKQHNLPVRGYVSCVMGCPYEGSVKPEAVLQVSQALLDMGCYEISLGDTIGSGTPGATQALLDTLLKAIPASKLAVHFHDTYGQALANILVALQQGISVIDSAAGGLGGCPYAAGASGNVATEDVVYMLDGMGISSGVDLTTLVAASAQIFSHLNRPPTSKTMAAFLATCNRLL
- a CDS encoding MFS transporter, with protein sequence MKTNQFRLIASLASTKLADLLISAKSTLPALMLTLGAPAWMISWLVPIRESGALLPQALIGIGLRHYAARHNIWRLGMVVQVVSILIMVLGAWYFDGITAGWFVLGGLSLLSLGRSACSLTMKDIQAELAKKGERGKLLGIASTTSGVLTLLIAVPLLLFSEQLGESLVIGLIITAAATMLLGLLVLLPVTTCVESNHQTNNESFSWLRFDAVVYKFILVRGLFVHSALVAPYFMLESDQDAASLLPFYIAAQAAATMLSSFIWGKVADYSARLTLQLAGLLAVAACLGLLLLPGNSLWLSGALFFVLAVAHTGVRTGRKTYSLDVKEGQQRTELVAFSNTAIGVILLVFGSIYAGLKALDAINIVATMASVLTIGIILSFLLPKEK
- a CDS encoding carboxyl transferase domain-containing protein, which produces MPVLSSQVNTQSAAYKSNQQGMQAVVSDLQHTIANILQGGGEKYVSRHKEKGKLLARERIDALLDAHSPFLEIGQLAAYEVYGEDVPCAGVVAGIGLIHGIECMVVANDATVKGGSYYPLTVKKHLRAQTIAEQNNLPCIYLVDSGGANLPRQDDVFPDREHFGRIFFNQARMSAKNIPQIAVVMGSCTAGGAYVPAMADESIIVKEQGTIFLAGPPLVKAATGEEVSAEELGGGDVHTRVSGVADHLANNDLHGLELARAAVARLNRRKPQTVTTTDIKPPRYPAHELYGIVPQDLRQPFDVREVIARIVDDSAFDEFKARYGTTLVCGFAHLYGIPVGIVANNGILFAESAQKGAHFVELCCQRKIPLIFLQNITGFMVGKQYEAGGIAKHGAKMVTAVACANVPKLTVLIGGSFGAGNYGMCGRAYDPRFLFMWPNARISVMGGEQAAGVLAQVKKDQAERAGESWSDADEMAVKQPVIDSYEKQGHPYYASARLWDDGVIDPADTRKVLGLALSASLNQPIGDTQFGVFRM